One part of the Streptomyces ferrugineus genome encodes these proteins:
- a CDS encoding EamA family transporter, whose translation MSTPDAATTPSAPTRARTVPEPTAGVPRRWGSIGPVGLVLAGGISVQFGGALAVSLMPRAGALGVVALRLLVAAVVLLVVCRPRLRGHSRVDWGTVVVFGITMAAMNGLFYQSVARIPLGPAVTLEVLGPLALSVLTSRRAVNFLWAGLALAGVFLLSGGGFDSLDPLGVAFALGAGAMWAAYIVFSARTGRRFPQADGLALAMAVGAVLFLPLGIAESGPKLTDPVTIALGAAVAILSSVLPYTLELLALRRLPAPTFAILMSLEPAIAATAGFLVLDQALSAMQALAIALVIAASMGAVRTQVGRGRAKSARVGSG comes from the coding sequence GTGAGCACCCCTGACGCCGCCACCACACCGAGCGCACCGACCCGTGCCCGGACCGTCCCCGAGCCGACGGCCGGTGTCCCGCGCCGCTGGGGCTCGATCGGTCCGGTGGGCCTGGTGCTCGCCGGGGGGATCTCGGTGCAGTTCGGCGGCGCCCTCGCGGTGAGCCTGATGCCCCGGGCCGGCGCGCTCGGTGTGGTGGCGCTGCGGCTGCTGGTGGCGGCGGTCGTGCTGCTGGTGGTCTGCCGGCCCCGGCTGCGCGGACACTCCCGCGTCGACTGGGGCACGGTGGTCGTCTTCGGTATCACCATGGCCGCGATGAACGGCCTCTTCTACCAGTCGGTCGCCCGCATCCCGCTGGGCCCCGCGGTCACCCTGGAGGTCCTCGGCCCGCTCGCCCTGTCCGTCCTGACGTCGCGCCGCGCGGTCAACTTCCTCTGGGCCGGACTCGCCCTCGCCGGGGTCTTCCTCCTCAGCGGCGGAGGCTTCGACAGCCTCGACCCCCTGGGTGTCGCCTTTGCCCTGGGTGCCGGCGCCATGTGGGCGGCCTACATAGTCTTCAGCGCCCGCACGGGCCGACGTTTCCCCCAGGCCGACGGGCTCGCCCTCGCGATGGCGGTGGGGGCCGTACTGTTCCTGCCCCTGGGGATCGCCGAATCGGGTCCGAAGCTCACCGACCCGGTGACCATCGCCCTCGGCGCGGCCGTGGCGATCCTCTCCTCGGTCCTTCCCTACACCCTCGAACTCCTCGCCCTGCGCCGCCTGCCCGCGCCGACCTTCGCCATCCTGATGAGCCTGGAGCCGGCCATCGCCGCCACCGCCGGCTTCCTCGTCCTCGACCAGGCCCTCTCCGCCATGCAGGCCCTGGCCATCGCCCTGGTCATCGCGGCGAGCATGGGGGCGGTGCGGACGCAGGTGGGGCGGGGGAGGGCGAAGTCCGCGCGGGTCGGGAGCGGCTGA
- a CDS encoding TIGR03084 family metal-binding protein → MSDPMLVFDDLREESEELDRLVAELSPGQWALATPAPGWSVAHQIAHLAWTDHSALLAVTDVDAFHTLVEKALVAPGSFVDDGAAEGAQLAPAELLKEWREGRAALDTALRAAPRGARFPWYGPPMSAASMATARLMETWAHGLDVSDALGVVRTPTDRLRHVVWIGVRTRDFAFGVHGLPAPIDDFRIELVAPSGEIWAYGPEDAPQRVTGPALDFCLLVTQRAHRSDLALRAEGPDADRWFDIAQVFAGPPGEGRAPKGAAR, encoded by the coding sequence GTGTCCGATCCGATGCTCGTGTTCGACGATCTGCGCGAGGAGAGCGAGGAACTCGACCGGCTGGTGGCCGAGCTGAGCCCCGGGCAGTGGGCGCTCGCCACCCCGGCCCCCGGCTGGAGCGTCGCCCATCAGATCGCACACCTCGCCTGGACGGACCACTCGGCGCTGCTGGCGGTGACCGACGTGGACGCGTTCCACACACTGGTGGAGAAGGCGCTGGTGGCACCGGGGTCCTTCGTCGACGACGGGGCGGCGGAGGGGGCCCAGCTGGCGCCCGCCGAGTTGCTGAAGGAGTGGCGCGAGGGCAGGGCGGCCCTCGACACGGCGCTGCGCGCGGCGCCGCGCGGCGCCAGGTTCCCCTGGTACGGCCCGCCCATGTCCGCCGCCTCCATGGCCACGGCCCGACTTATGGAGACCTGGGCCCACGGCCTGGACGTCTCCGATGCACTCGGTGTGGTGCGCACACCCACCGACCGGCTCAGGCATGTGGTGTGGATCGGGGTACGGACGCGGGACTTCGCCTTCGGCGTGCATGGACTCCCGGCGCCGATCGACGACTTCCGCATCGAACTCGTGGCGCCCTCCGGTGAGATATGGGCCTACGGCCCCGAAGACGCCCCGCAGCGCGTCACCGGCCCGGCGCTCGACTTCTGCCTCCTGGTCACCCAGCGCGCCCACCGCTCCGACCTGGCCCTGCGCGCCGAAGGCCCCGACGCCGACCGCTGGTTCGACATCGCCCAGGTCTTCGCGGGCCCACCCGGCGAGGGCCGGGCGCCGAAGGGAGCCGCCCGGTGA